The proteins below come from a single Halomonas binhaiensis genomic window:
- a CDS encoding Nif3-like dinuclear metal center hexameric protein — protein sequence MVDCKELVAACDTLLDSSRFRDYTENGLQVSGKSRIQRVLSGVTACQALLDEAVAWQADLVLVHHGYFWKNEPVAVTGMKRKRLATLLNHNVNLLAYHLPLDAHPELGNNAMLAQQLGFEVEGTLDAPMGEGLLWHGRPEHPVSLETLSEQVAKVLGRRPTVIEAPGLKDVERVAWCTGGAQDMIGAAAEAGVDAFISGEISERTTHLAREMGIHYLAAGHHATERYGVKALGQWLAERFSVEHRFVDIDNPA from the coding sequence ATGGTCGACTGTAAAGAACTGGTTGCTGCCTGCGACACACTGCTCGATTCTTCGCGCTTCAGAGACTATACGGAAAACGGTCTGCAGGTCTCTGGTAAATCCCGTATCCAGCGTGTGCTAAGTGGGGTGACGGCATGTCAGGCTTTGCTTGACGAAGCGGTGGCATGGCAGGCGGATCTGGTGCTGGTGCATCACGGATACTTCTGGAAAAACGAGCCGGTTGCCGTCACCGGCATGAAGCGAAAGCGACTGGCAACATTGCTGAATCACAATGTCAATTTACTGGCCTATCACCTGCCCCTGGATGCCCACCCTGAGCTTGGCAACAATGCCATGTTGGCTCAGCAATTGGGGTTCGAGGTGGAAGGTACCCTGGATGCTCCCATGGGGGAGGGGTTGTTGTGGCATGGCCGACCTGAGCATCCTGTTTCTCTGGAAACGTTATCGGAGCAGGTGGCTAAGGTGCTGGGCAGAAGGCCTACCGTGATCGAGGCGCCTGGGTTGAAAGATGTGGAGCGGGTTGCCTGGTGCACGGGTGGGGCCCAGGACATGATCGGTGCGGCGGCAGAGGCGGGGGTAGATGCCTTTATCTCTGGTGAGATTTCTGAGCGAACGACTCATCTGGCTCGAGAAATGGGCATCCACTATCTGGCCGCGGGGCATCACGCGACCGAGCGCTATGGGGTGAAGGCCTTAGGGCAGTGGTTGGCCGAGCGCTTTTCTGTCGAGCATAGATTTGTCGATATCGACAACCCTGCCTGA
- a CDS encoding Do family serine endopeptidase translates to MRRNLLPYLWPVIIGILLAIVLLNAFPERLGRMAPDLSTESTPPPAASPAPGTESVPAVGAPAPDPVAPTEGSTTSTDGAKRPLPELQQAPPLNRQKGLVSYADAVERAAPAVVNIYSSRVVERETHPLMSDPFFRQFFGRDAPARQRMLSSLGSGVIVSQDGYVLTNHHVISGADQIQVALRDGRETLAEVIGTDPESDLAVLKINLDNLPVIELSDSEDAVVGDVVLAIGNPFGVGQTVTMGIISATGRSHLGLSAYEDFIQTDAAINPGNSGGALINPQGGLVGINTAIFSRSGGSQGIGFAIPANLARSILEQIVTNGRVIRGWLGIEAQELNQDLAASFGLKVPAGVIIAGVVSDGPADQAGLKPGDVLLKVDNSPVIDPRRTMSDIAAVSPGTELQVTVARKGSPLEVKIVVGERPTPSSQEDLLNNTQPE, encoded by the coding sequence ATGCGCCGCAACCTGCTGCCCTATCTTTGGCCGGTCATCATCGGCATTCTGCTTGCTATCGTCCTGCTCAACGCTTTTCCTGAGCGTCTCGGTCGAATGGCTCCTGACCTAAGTACCGAGTCCACCCCGCCCCCCGCTGCATCACCGGCGCCAGGCACAGAAAGCGTACCGGCCGTCGGCGCACCAGCACCGGACCCAGTTGCACCAACAGAGGGCAGCACCACCTCCACTGACGGTGCAAAGCGTCCCCTGCCCGAACTGCAGCAAGCACCGCCACTGAACCGACAGAAAGGGCTGGTCAGCTATGCTGATGCAGTCGAGCGTGCAGCACCCGCCGTGGTCAATATTTATTCCTCTCGTGTAGTGGAACGCGAGACTCATCCGCTGATGTCCGACCCCTTCTTCCGCCAGTTCTTCGGCCGCGATGCCCCTGCACGCCAGCGCATGCTGTCGAGCCTCGGCTCCGGCGTCATTGTCAGCCAGGATGGCTATGTCCTGACCAACCACCATGTCATCAGCGGTGCTGATCAGATCCAAGTGGCCCTGCGCGATGGGCGCGAAACCCTGGCCGAAGTGATTGGCACTGATCCCGAGAGCGATCTGGCGGTACTCAAGATCAACCTCGACAATCTGCCTGTCATCGAACTGAGTGATTCCGAGGATGCAGTGGTAGGTGATGTAGTGCTTGCCATCGGCAACCCCTTTGGCGTCGGCCAGACTGTCACCATGGGAATCATCAGCGCCACCGGCAGGAGTCACCTGGGGCTCAGTGCCTACGAAGATTTCATCCAGACCGATGCCGCCATCAACCCTGGCAACTCCGGCGGCGCCTTGATCAACCCCCAAGGAGGCCTGGTCGGCATCAATACTGCTATCTTCTCTCGTTCAGGAGGGTCTCAGGGCATAGGCTTTGCCATTCCAGCCAACCTGGCCCGCAGCATTCTTGAACAGATCGTGACCAATGGACGCGTCATCCGTGGCTGGCTCGGCATCGAAGCCCAGGAACTCAACCAGGACCTGGCCGCCTCCTTCGGCCTCAAGGTTCCCGCTGGAGTGATCATCGCCGGTGTCGTTTCCGATGGTCCAGCAGATCAGGCAGGATTAAAACCAGGAGACGTACTGCTCAAGGTCGACAACAGCCCCGTCATTGATCCTCGCCGCACCATGAGCGATATTGCCGCAGTTTCCCCAGGAACAGAGCTCCAAGTGACGGTGGCGCGCAAGGGCTCCCCCCTGGAGGTCAAGATTGTCGTCGGTGAACGGCCGACTCCAAGCAGCCAGGAAGACCTCCTGAACAACACTCAACCTGAGTAA